The nucleotide sequence CATGGCCGGCGCTCCTAACAGGAAGGACTTGGTTTTGCTCCCGCAGCACACAGCCGTTGTGCGGCAGTCCTTTGGCATTCCTGCCAATACATAGCAGGGCGAAAAGTGCGACCAGTGTTTCTCCAAGACGCACCCCAACATccacaggcagagagaggcagcaccaGACTCACACCGGCCAAGCAGATAACTGCGTtcgcagacacacaggaaAGGAAAGTCATTcactcatttttttttccgtggCGCTCGCCTGCGAGTCTAGCGTTGGTTGCTGTGCttgggttttttttttttacatCGATCTGCATAGCGCTCGAGTTGGCACCGCAgctccgtctcctcctttACAGTGGTGGTCATCTGAACGCGGATGGACTGGAAGGATGCGACGGCCGCCTCCACTATCGACGTGGAGGAGTGTTCCGTGGCGTCATTCAAGACGTTTGTAGCGTTCTCTGCCAGGGACCTCGCGCGTAGATGAGCCAAGGCCCCGTCTACCCAACGTACATGAGATACCCTAGCAAGGAACTGCTGCTTGTAGGCGACAACGTCACGGCAAATCGGGTTGTCCAGCAATAGCAGCCTGCTAGAGCACTGCTGAGAGCTCCCTAGGGCCATGCCAACGTCATCAAAAGGCACGTGTCGCTGCAACACCAGTTCAACGAGACAGGGGAGCGACACGAGCGGCTCAagggaggcgaaggagtgGAGTTGATTGCCCTCCAGCATGCACCGCTCCAATGCCGTGCATTTGACAAGTGCGCTAATGTCCTGGAGGCTGTTCTCGGCTGCGTTGAGGAACGTTAACTGGGGCGCAACGCTCTCCAGTCCTGAGAGCGTGCTTAGCTTGTTTCCAGATACATCGAGTACGCGCagggcgcagcagcggagaaagGCGTTGGCGCCGATAGTCTCATACCCCTTGCGCCGTATACTCACGTGAAAAAGGAGGTGGGGATCATACTGTTGCGAGGAGGTGAGACAATCGTCTTCCATCAGGCTGGTTTCGGCGCCCCTTTTCAACATCATGACACGTCAGCGAAACGCAACGTTTTGCCCTGCGaatccgctgctgcgtcatcgAACAAAAAGGGCACTACGAGACACTAAAGAGGCCGACCAGGAagcgtggcgctgcagggGCAGCCAAGTGGAAGTCGGGGcccagagaaggagagaggaggcgagcagTGCTGCATAAAGTGAAGTGGAAAAACGTGCATGCGATGGGCCCACCTTCACAGCGCGGGGCGCCGTAGCGAGCGGAGCGCTAACCGGGaacgggagagaggcgggggccCAGAGGTGCGGCTTTTttctgtcttctctttccctacCGCCGTCGTCCTCTTCAGGCGTGTACACACGACCATGCCACGTCAAGACGGGGATGTTCAACGACACGGAGTAGCACGAATGGGTGATGATACTCTCCGACACAGTCTAGCAGGATGTCAAATCAGCTGTGATTGCCCCTGTGAGTGTGGGCAACACAGCTGAGGCCATCGCATTCTGCGTACCTTCTTCTTAATTAGTTTGACGTGTGTTATTACGCGTCTGTGAAGCGTAGCAGCAGTGCTTGTAAATCTCGACAGGCAAACGTCGCGTAAAAACAAGATCCCGtcctccctcttcgtggCAGCGTTCTGCAAATACAACGGCGAATTCGCCTGCCTGAGGATGTGTTTGCACGCCCCGtccaatacacacacacacaggcatgGATCCAACCTCACTGCGCACCATGCAGTACCATTTCATCAGTgctggcagtggtgcagcatggcctgctgcttcagccTGCGTTGAGCGGACCAAAAATCTTTGACACGCTGCTTGTTCCTCACCTTTCGCAGTCGGCACGCGCGAAGCTGAGCCGGCAGTTCGACCTCAAACACGTCACACAGCTCCTCTGTCATAGCCTGGAACTGCTTATGTCCGCGTACGCCATCTCGGCTATCCAGGATATGGAGTACCAACGCACTTACGCTACTACTGTAGCCCATCTCCAAGTCGAGGATTAGCCGGCCTACTTGATACTGCTGAAGCGGGGTCAGCATCGACGCCATTTTCTCTAGCCGTTGAAAGCATAGAACAAGAAGTCGCTCCGGCAGCTGTGACACAGTCAGGCTGGCAACCGCCTGCAGTATGCTAAGCAGCTGCGAGACGTCCAGCTTCACCTCGGTGGTAGCCTGGCGCTCGAGGGCCTgtagcgctgccgtcacaACGATCTCGTCGTTGATGCTGAAGTGAGCATGGCACTGCACAAGACGTACGATGGCGCTGCGACGGCACTGATCAAGAATGGGAAGCATCCGAGTGTCGATGGCGTCCAGCACCGGCTCCACGATTGCCTCATTGCtgacctgcagcaccgcggtGAGAACAAGCTCTAGGTCCTCGGACGGAAGCAGTGGGACATCGTTTTGGATAGGAGGGAAAACGATGGTCTCGAAGCGGCGCAAGACGGATGTGTCCATGGCGATGGCCTTGAGGAGAATGCAGCGACTATGGGCGTCGGCGCGTTCGTAGCACGAGGCTAGCGCTCTGTCAAAGGCAAGACTTtcgcccgcagcagcagtggcggtgcctGCTGGACTTGGCTTCGACTCTATCGCCATCAGATCCCACGCTTTTAGCCGACTCATGCTCTGGACCAGTCGCGCAAACTCGCTCGGCTTCAGCTCGTCGCTGCGGTTCAGGAGCATCCAACATATGTGACGACCGGTTGTCTCTTCCGAGGCAGACAGGgatgaggtggtggtgacgagCAGCCCTGTGACGGCGGCTAGCCAGTGCTGAACGGCGTTGAAGATGCTCAGCACCAGTTCGGTCACTGGTAGAAGAGGGAACGGCGAGTGtcctggcgctgctgcctccgcgcACTTCGCAGCAATTTGGAGGAGCGTCTCCAAGGCCGAGACGGTATTGCTATCTGAAGAGGCCATGACGGCCTTATACAGGCTGGTGAGCTGTGCCGCGGTGAAGACCGACTTCAGGAGAATGTCTACGGTGGATGGCAAGAGGACGTGGTGCTCTGctagcagctgcaccagcgccgccagctcgcGCCACTGGACGGGCGTGGTCGCCAGAATGTTGGGCAGGAGTTGCTGCTCGACCTTCGCCACAACGCCCTGCTCACGTATTTGGTGCAGAAAGGTCGGATATGATATGAGAAAAACCCGCAGCGCATCAAGGGTGGAAATGTGctcaagagagaggagacgaTCGAAGGAAGTACGAATAAGCTCCCGACGCTCCTGctgttctccctcctcaACTTTGTGCGCCGTCAATGTCATTGACCAGAGCACGTCGTCTATGTGCGAAATGCTGCtctcagctgccgctgactTCATTTCGGCAAGCCGCTCCACCAGGGTGCCACGATCGCTGCGGAAGAGGAGATACCCCTGCAGTACCATCATGAGCAGGCTCTTGTCTGACTCGCTGGCGTCCTCGGCCACCGCCGATACCCGATACAGCAAACTTCGCAGCAGTCGCATCGGCACCTCCTCATGACGCGCTGCCAATGCGGAGAGCACGCGGGCAATCCAGGCGATGGTCATGTGAGGCAGGTGCGCTGCAACAATCACCTCGTTGATCTGCATTGGCAGCCTCTTCGCGATTGTGACGTAGTCGTTGAGATCGATACTGGCATACAGATCAGTCTTGGAAAGCAACGCCAGCACTTCAGCGGTCCCGGCAGGGTACTGCGcgaccagctgcagcaaTTCCCGCTGGCTGAAGTCGCTTAGctgtggctgcagctgctgtgccacaAACGGTGACGCgtgagggaaaaagagggacaACCTCTGCAGATGGGCGAGGCCTATCTGCTTCAGCTCGACAGCTCCAAGATACGggacgaggcggaggaggcaggcCTCCAACTCGGCATGGATTGCGACGTGACTCTCAAATACATCCTTGTCGTCCACAGCGTCGTCCAGGTCGCCTGGCTCCGCTTCGTCTTGGGGCACAACGCCCTGCAGTTCCTTTGACAGACCTGCCATGCAATCGAGTTGACTCGAAGCTCGGTTGTTCGATACCAAAGTACTCGCGGTGCCGCGCTGGCTGTTGGCCAGAAGAaacgccagctgcgccacacaGAGGTGCGGCACCGCCAGCGTGAGGTGATGTAAGAAGCTGACGATCAGCTTCAAAACTGTGGTGCTCTGCTCCTGGCTGTCTACAAGGTGCCCcatggcgaggcggcgctgcaagGTCCCGAAGGCGATGACGCCAATCTGCAGGTCCTCGCTCAAGGCGGGCACTCTACGACGCCTCTTGACCGCCATCAAAATAGCAGAAACGACGTGGTAGAAAATTCGAATGTCACACCTGGCAAGAAGGGCGCTCACGAAGGTAGGAAGCATCGAGGGAAGTGCGATGGCGAAGTCAATGCGAACGGCACAGACAAAGTGCGCGGCGAGAGGTGGCACGCTAAGCAACGCGGGGCAACTGTGCTCATCTCCTGCGGTAGCGATGGAGTCGCTATTCATCGTTGGCTCTGACCACGCGTGATTCTGCGTACTGACCTTCCTGTTTCCGCCCCCGGCCATCGCTGGGGCAGCTGTACACCAAACTGGGGATACTTGATCCTCTGCTATCATCGACGCACGCTCCGTCAAGCGGCGAGCTGCGACAAGCATGACACGATACGGCTGTCTGCACCCCACCTGTAGCATAAGGCTCAATACTTCTTCCACATCCGCGTCCGTCACGGACGTCGTGAAGGCGGCGTCGAGGGCGATGCGAGCGTCGTTAGTGTCAGCCCTGTGTTCGTCTGGTGCGTCATCCGCGTCCTCGAAGTCCTCCTCGGGGCTTTTGTCAGTAGCCGGCGGgttgtcctcctctgcgATGAGCGGCGTCTGTTTTTCTCTATTTACCACACAACTCGTTTCGCCTGCGCTTGAAAGCGCTTCGGCCTGAGGGGCACTGTCCGTCGTCAGCGCCGTGTTCTTGCTGCTCTTTTCGGTTGTCGCGAGACACTGCAGGTAATGCTCAAACCACACTCGCACCGACTCGCGACGGGCGGCATTAACGGCAGTGTTCCCGCTATCGAGCGCCCCGATGGCGATCACGTAGCGCACAGTGCGAAGGAGCATCGTGGTTTGCACCTTTAGCGCATCCGCATGTCGAAGGATGTGCTCTGGAATTCCACGGACGGACAGGACACGCTGGCGAAAGACAAGCGCTATGTGCTCCGACGTGGTCGCCTTGAACTCGATTGCTAAAGGAGCGACGAAGCGAACAAAGGCGAAAAAGCTGTAAAAATGTCCATCGCTGATGAGACGGATCATGTGCGTTACCAAGCGCCGCTTGGCCTCTTCCGTCGTGAAAAGCCCTACTGCCTTGGCAAGGATGGGGAGAGACTCCATCTTCACTCGCTGAGGTGTCCGGTCCTTCAGGATGGGGAGCACCAACACGCTGAACAAGACACGCTCGTCCATGGTATCGTCGTCCGACAGACATTGATGCATAAAATAGCCGTCCACGTACGCACTCAGCGCACCCAACGCCGCAACGCCTACCAGGATAAAGTTCCCTTTACTCCGGGTCGATTCGCCGAGGTTCTTCACGGTACACCCTTTCCAGTCAATGGAGCAGACAAGCGCTCTTATCATCTGGTTTATCTCCGTTCCTGCCTCTGGTATCGCCTGTTCCAAGTGCTGGGCTGAATTCAGAGACTGATGGCACTTCCCTAAGAAATAAAGGATCGCACAGAGATCGAGTGAGAGTGGCACCTTCGAGGATGGCGAGTTCTCCGCCCTCCGTAGAGTCGCATCgttctcttcgcctccctTCGCTGTTGTCTGCATCTTTCTGAGTACCTCTGGCGCCACTGTCAGGCTGTACAAGAGGAGTTGACGACACAGCGACCACGGTAACTGCAACCCGAGGCTCAGTAGTAACGACAGTGCCACATTAGGCGCGAGTTGTGACTCTGCCAAGACGTCGGTACCATCGTCTCGCTGAAAGCGACTGCGCAGCATCTGGTAAATGTTATCGCGGTACAGAGATCTGCGTTTTGTATAGCAAAGTACCTCCGCGAGAACATCGAATTCCATGGTAGTCGAGTGCTTTATAATGTCATCCGGTACCCCGCTCATCCGGCATAAATTCCGACTTCGCACGGCTGACATGATGGCCGGTAAGTAGCGGTTTTCCTCAATGGAGAACGTTGAGGGATGGCGCAGGACGCACAGCAGGTACTCCATCAGATTTACTCGACACgcgggcggcgcggtgcGTGCGTTCGAAATTATACGCGCAAAGTCCGACATACAAACACGACTCGGCATCGGCACAAGCGACGCTGAGAGCGACGCCGTGGTGTTCGACGAGGTCACGTACTCCTCGAGACCACTTGGCAACTGCGCTTCTGGGGAAACCCCCGGCTTGAGGTGTGCGACTCCCGGCGCCGCTCCGCTGGGAGCCGGCTTACATTCCTGCCGAGTCGCCTTCAAAACGGGCACGATCAGTGCATCGAGGCGCCTGGTGACTGTTGCGATGAGAGATAGATCAGGGGCGGCGAGAAACTGCTGGCATCGCAATGGGTCGAAGAGGAGAAGTGTGGTAAGCAGAGCTTCAATTGCAGTGCTCTCGAGTATGCTCGAGTGCTCCTGCGCCGTTGTACTGCAATAGAGATTCACTTGGTGCACAAGCGCAAGCCACAGTGCCGGCGGAGCTGAGAGAGTCTCCAGAGTTTCGGACGGCAATTTCAGTGGGTTGTTGTGGGTCACACGGTGTAACCCGTaggcggcggagaggagaaTCAAGAAGGGCTGAATCTTCAGCTGCTCACTGCACGTTGTGTGTGCTGTCAAGAGGGAAATACAGCGACACAATCCCCTAATAAACTCGCTTGGCACCGTTTCTGTGGGGGCATTCCCCCCAGCTACCTTCCTTTGGCGATCGAGCACATCACACAAGAAGGACAGCAGAACCAAACACTGACCACAGGAAAAGCTGTCGATACTCTCCTGCacccaccgcagcacgcTCGAATCCATGCCAGCTATTTCCCCCGTCAGATTCCCTCCATGCATTAAGCCAAGCCTCTCCGTGTCTTGGTGGTAGGCACACCAGCGAATTATAGCGTTAAAGCCACGTCGCTTGACGTCCCTTTGCTTCGCAGACGACACTGGTGCGGCATCGTTACGCCTCCTGGAGA is from Leishmania panamensis strain MHOM/PA/94/PSC-1 chromosome 35 sequence and encodes:
- a CDS encoding hypothetical protein (TriTrypDB/GeneDB-style sysID: LpmP.35.5940), producing MALLRTAYLLVGASRLPLILLFSPPLRQSSSLFQTDAQQILNPSAIGHQLRDSVPPISRRRNDAAPVSSAKQRDVKRRGFNAIIRWCAYHQDTERLGLMHGGNLTGEIAGMDSSVLRWVQESIDSFSCGQCLVLLSFLCDVLDRQRKVAGGNAPTETVPSEFIRGLCRCISLLTAHTTCSEQLKIQPFLILLSAAYGLHRVTHNNPLKLPSETLETLSAPPALWLALVHQVNLYCSTTAQEHSSILESTAIEALLTTLLLFDPLRCQQFLAAPDLSLIATVTRRLDALIVPVLKATRQECKPAPSGAAPGVAHLKPGVSPEAQLPSGLEEYVTSSNTTASLSASLVPMPSRVCMSDFARIISNARTAPPACRVNLMEYLLCVLRHPSTFSIEENRYLPAIMSAVRSRNLCRMSGVPDDIIKHSTTMEFDVLAEVLCYTKRRSLYRDNIYQMLRSRFQRDDGTDVLAESQLAPNVALSLLLSLGLQLPWSLCRQLLLYSLTVAPEVLRKMQTTAKGGEENDATLRRAENSPSSKVPLSLDLCAILYFLGKCHQSLNSAQHLEQAIPEAGTEINQMIRALVCSIDWKGCTVKNLGESTRSKGNFILVGVAALGALSAYVDGYFMHQCLSDDDTMDERVLFSVLVLPILKDRTPQRVKMESLPILAKAVGLFTTEEAKRRLVTHMIRLISDGHFYSFFAFVRFVAPLAIEFKATTSEHIALVFRQRVLSVRGIPEHILRHADALKVQTTMLLRTVRYVIAIGALDSGNTAVNAARRESVRVWFEHYLQCLATTEKSSKNTALTTDSAPQAEALSSAGETSCVVNREKQTPLIAEEDNPPATDKSPEEDFEDADDAPDEHRADTNDARIALDAAFTTSVTDADVEEVLSLMLQVGCRQPYRVMLVAARRLTERASMIAEDQVSPVWCTAAPAMAGGGNRKVSTQNHAWSEPTMNSDSIATAGDEHSCPALLSVPPLAAHFVCAVRIDFAIALPSMLPTFVSALLARCDIRIFYHVVSAILMAVKRRRRVPALSEDLQIGVIAFGTLQRRLAMGHLVDSQEQSTTVLKLIVSFLHHLTLAVPHLCVAQLAFLLANSQRGTASTLVSNNRASSQLDCMAGLSKELQGVVPQDEAEPGDLDDAVDDKDVFESHVAIHAELEACLLRLVPYLGAVELKQIGLAHLQRLSLFFPHASPFVAQQLQPQLSDFSQRELLQLVAQYPAGTAEVLALLSKTDLYASIDLNDYVTIAKRLPMQINEVIVAAHLPHMTIAWIARVLSALAARHEEVPMRLLRSLLYRVSAVAEDASESDKSLLMMVLQGYLLFRSDRGTLVERLAEMKSAAAESSISHIDDVLWSMTLTAHKVEEGEQQERRELIRTSFDRLLSLEHISTLDALRVFLISYPTFLHQIREQGVVAKVEQQLLPNILATTPVQWRELAALVQLLAEHHVLLPSTVDILLKSVFTAAQLTSLYKAVMASSDSNTVSALETLLQIAAKCAEAAAPGHSPFPLLPVTELVLSIFNAVQHWLAAVTGLLVTTTSSLSASEETTGRHICWMLLNRSDELKPSEFARLVQSMSRLKAWDLMAIESKPSPAGTATAAAGESLAFDRALASCYERADAHSRCILLKAIAMDTSVLRRFETIVFPPIQNDVPLLPSEDLELVLTAVLQVSNEAIVEPVLDAIDTRMLPILDQCRRSAIVRLVQCHAHFSINDEIVVTAALQALERQATTEVKLDVSQLLSILQAVASLTVSQLPERLLVLCFQRLEKMASMLTPLQQYQVGRLILDLEMGYSSSVSALVLHILDSRDGVRGHKQFQAMTEELCDVFEVELPAQLRACRLRKVRNKQRVKDFWSAQRRLKQQAMLHHCQH
- a CDS encoding hypothetical protein (TriTrypDB/GeneDB-style sysID: LpmP.35.5930) → MMLKRGAETSLMEDDCLTSSQQYDPHLLFHVSIRRKGYETIGANAFLRCCALRVLDVSGNKLSTLSGLESVAPQLTFLNAAENSLQDISALVKCTALERCMLEGNQLHSFASLEPLVSLPCLVELVLQRHVPFDDVGMALGSSQQCSSRLLLLDNPICRDVVAYKQQFLARVSHVRWVDGALAHLRARSLAENATNVLNDATEHSSTSIVEAAVASFQSIRVQMTTTVKEETELRCQLERYADRCKKKKPKHSNQR